The following are from one region of the Carassius auratus strain Wakin chromosome 13, ASM336829v1, whole genome shotgun sequence genome:
- the LOC113112986 gene encoding rho-related GTP-binding protein RhoU-like: MPPQGGGEYKPVPGTVVPPVPPRRFRSRDLSSAVKSRFGAAAERRVKCVLVGDGAVGKTSLVVSYTTNGYPTEYVPTAFDNFAAVVAVDGKPVKLQLCDTAGQDEFDKLRPLCYTNADVFLLCFSVVSPSSFQNVREKWVPEIRQHCPRAPILLVGTQADLREDVKVLIQLAQYKERPVDPQEACMCAEEVQAISYMECSALTQKNLKEVFDTAIVASVQYSDSQQQKRLKKRTPDKMRKLSESWWKKYCCLA; this comes from the exons ATGCCTCCGCAGGGAGGTGGAGAATATAAGCCTGTTCCAGGTACGGTTGTGCCGCCAGTACCCCCGAGGAGATTCAGGAGCAGAGATTTGTCTTCCGCGGTAAAGAGCCGCTTCGGAGCGGCAGCGGAGCGCAGGGTGAAGTGCGTGCTGGTCGGTGATGGTGCAGTGGGTAAAACTAGTCTCGTTGTGAGCTACACCACCAATGGATATCCCACAGAGTATGTTCCAACAGCGTTTGACAACTTTGCAG CGGTCGTAGCTGTGGATGGCAAGCCTGTGAAACTTCAGCTTTGTGACACAGCCGGTCAG GATGAGTTTGACAAGCTCCGGCCGCTGTGTTACACCAATGCTGACGTCTTCCTTCTCTGCTTCAGTGTGGTAAGTCCCTCCTCTTTCCAAAATGTGAGGGAGAAGTGGGTGCCTGAGATCCGCCAGCACTGTCCGAGGGCACCGATACTGTTGGTGGGCACTCAGGCTGACCTCCGGGAAGACGTCAAAGTGCTCATCCAACTGGCCCAGTACAAAGAGCGGCCGGTGGACCCCCAGGAGGCCTGCATGTGTGCTGAGGAAGTGCAGGCCATCTCGTACATGGAGTGTTCAGCGCTCACCCAGAAGAATCTGAAGGAGGTGTTTGACACCGCTATAGTGGCCAGTGTCCAGTACTCGGACAGCCAGCAGCAGAAAAGACTGAAGAAGCGGACGCCCGATAAAATGAGGAAGCTCTCCGAGTCCTGGTGGAAGAAATACTGCTGTTTGGCGTAG